From the genome of bacterium, one region includes:
- a CDS encoding AI-2E family transporter, producing MTQKQVQAVFFFSLMVLVGIVSLFLLWSYLIILSVALALAILFRPLFNWFRLKLRFGRGVSALFVTFIVFFAVALPLSALLILLGVEVRGVYGDLQVFLETERLRGASSSPLLHWIAESLQNKIADEGSVNAVLSFVSKNFVSVFSGVGGVFFNALLFFIAFYYFMKDGHVFRQKLFGISPLSDAAETKIYNTVLVAINAVMRGALIIAFMQGALAGIGFWIFGINAPILLGSVTMFASLIPMLGTSLVLVPSILFLFATGSTASGIGFALWSGIAVGLVDNIFKPKLIEQRMKIHPLLILLSILGGLNIFGFLGFIIGPLVLAVAWALAEIYREEYHPHIESSLKTEG from the coding sequence ATGACACAAAAACAAGTTCAGGCAGTATTCTTTTTCTCTCTCATGGTGCTGGTGGGCATTGTCAGTTTATTTCTTCTTTGGTCCTATCTTATCATTCTTTCCGTTGCCCTGGCGCTTGCGATTCTCTTTCGCCCACTCTTTAACTGGTTCCGATTGAAGCTAAGGTTCGGGCGCGGCGTCTCCGCACTGTTCGTCACATTTATCGTCTTTTTTGCCGTTGCGCTTCCGCTTTCCGCTCTTCTTATTTTGCTCGGCGTTGAAGTGAGGGGCGTCTACGGAGACCTCCAGGTTTTTTTAGAAACGGAACGCCTTCGTGGAGCTTCGTCATCTCCATTGCTGCATTGGATAGCCGAGAGTCTGCAGAATAAAATTGCCGATGAAGGGAGTGTTAATGCGGTGCTATCGTTCGTCTCTAAAAACTTCGTAAGTGTATTTTCTGGCGTTGGCGGTGTTTTTTTCAACGCCTTGCTTTTTTTCATCGCTTTCTACTATTTTATGAAGGATGGACACGTGTTCCGTCAGAAGCTTTTTGGCATCAGCCCCTTGTCCGATGCTGCGGAAACAAAAATTTACAACACGGTGCTGGTGGCAATTAACGCGGTAATGCGAGGGGCGCTCATTATCGCATTCATGCAAGGGGCTCTTGCGGGAATAGGTTTTTGGATATTCGGCATCAATGCTCCCATTCTGCTTGGTTCCGTAACCATGTTCGCCTCACTTATTCCCATGCTGGGAACTTCGCTGGTACTTGTTCCTTCGATACTGTTCTTGTTTGCAACAGGCTCTACCGCCTCCGGTATCGGTTTTGCGCTTTGGAGCGGTATTGCCGTGGGGCTTGTTGATAATATTTTCAAGCCAAAACTCATTGAACAGCGCATGAAAATACATCCTCTTCTTATCCTTCTTTCCATCCTTGGAGGTTTGAATATTTTCGGTTTTTTGGGGTTTATAATCGGTCCGTTGGTGCTTGCCGTTGCCTGGGCTCTTGCTGAAATTTATCGGGAAGAATACCATCCCCACATCGAATCTTCTTTAAAAACGGAAGGCTAA
- the pheS gene encoding phenylalanine--tRNA ligase subunit alpha: MSEEIKKLENDATVELKKVKDLHGLEAFRIAYLGRKGRIPLFLRSVAELPLAKRKEAGMAGNALRGALEARVLKLEKELGRKFSFIKAPKGVGLRAGRSFNKGLDVTRPGKRIELGHAHILSNTLKDIRDIFVRMGFAAVLGPEIESEWYNFDALNIPEDHPAREMQDTFWLKQTADTKKQKTNNKERLLMRTHISGIQVRYMEKNQPPFRIYYEGRAFRRDATDATHETQFHQMEILYVDKKLSVANFKAIIEQFLKAFFKKDIRVRLRPAYFPFVEPGFEIDMTCVRCGGKKCTLCTTGWLEIAGAGMVHQNVFRAAGYIPGEWQGIAFSFGVERLAMLKHRIPDIRLFFGGDLRFIEQF; this comes from the coding sequence ATGTCCGAGGAGATAAAAAAGTTAGAAAACGACGCTACTGTAGAGTTAAAAAAGGTAAAAGATCTTCACGGTCTTGAAGCATTTCGTATTGCATATCTTGGAAGAAAAGGAAGAATTCCGTTGTTTTTACGGAGTGTTGCAGAGCTGCCTTTGGCAAAACGAAAGGAGGCCGGAATGGCGGGGAATGCCCTGCGCGGAGCCCTGGAGGCGCGGGTTTTGAAGCTGGAGAAAGAACTAGGACGCAAATTCTCCTTTATTAAAGCTCCGAAAGGCGTGGGACTACGTGCAGGTCGGAGCTTTAATAAAGGCCTGGACGTGACCCGGCCGGGAAAACGAATTGAGCTTGGGCACGCCCATATTCTTTCCAACACCCTCAAAGATATCAGGGACATTTTTGTGCGTATGGGGTTCGCCGCTGTCTTAGGACCTGAAATAGAGAGCGAATGGTATAATTTTGACGCGCTTAATATTCCCGAAGATCATCCGGCGCGAGAAATGCAGGATACGTTTTGGCTGAAGCAGACAGCCGATACCAAAAAACAAAAAACAAATAATAAAGAAAGGTTATTGATGCGGACGCATATTTCGGGGATACAAGTTCGGTACATGGAGAAGAACCAGCCGCCGTTCCGCATCTATTACGAAGGGCGGGCTTTTCGTAGGGATGCAACCGATGCGACGCACGAGACGCAATTTCACCAAATGGAAATTCTTTACGTTGATAAAAAGCTTTCTGTTGCGAACTTCAAGGCCATCATTGAACAATTTCTTAAAGCGTTCTTCAAAAAAGATATTCGCGTGCGCTTGCGCCCGGCATATTTTCCATTCGTCGAGCCGGGGTTTGAAATAGATATGACGTGTGTGCGATGCGGCGGCAAGAAGTGCACGCTTTGCACCACGGGGTGGCTGGAGATAGCAGGGGCCGGTATGGTGCATCAGAATGTATTCCGTGCCGCAGGATATATTCCGGGGGAGTGGCAGGGGATAGCATTCTCGTTCGGTGTGGAGCGGCTCGCGATGCTCAAGCATCGTATTCCCGATATCCGACTGTTTTTTGGCGGAGATCTAAGATTTATTGAGCAGTTTTAG
- the pheT gene encoding phenylalanine--tRNA ligase subunit beta, which produces MKLSYNWLKEYVTTLPKPEKLAELLTFHVAEVEKVERMGGDFVLSMDILPNRAHDLNSHIGIAREIAAFTGKKLRLPDARFKEGKIKNADALSVRIEDVEGCPRYIGRYVEGIKVGPSPKWMQEKLLATGMRPVNNVVDATNFVMLEYGQPLHAFDASQIGSNKKQTEKKGIVVRKAKKGEKFTTLDDQIFVLDGSELLIADNEKALALAGIKGGKKAGITSKTKNLILEAANFDSVLIRRTSEKLGIRTDSSRQFTGGLHPVLAERAMERLSSLIQQLAGGVMYDGAVDAYPKKWPVVRVLFDSTACNAILGTSLKDSEMKKMLIMLGCRLSVVGRKLLVVVPAERLDLATSEDLYEEIGRLYGWDKIQAKSAEAHLAPGSQDPMYALSELSRKILCSMGYSEHIGYTLIGEQVSALFRKSGLRLLELQNPMSEDARYLRPTLMPSLLEAVAANAKKRDAVRIFEIGKHFMEVGGTMKEHMGLGIMFYLKKEITLHEAWYELKGVLDMFFASHGLGDMVFAEMSSERKEAMRLLLEPEGLAELHINGAPIGSIGMVTKQPKDVYGIEGMVVRAHVDLASLEFASVQEREFADIPKYPAITRDIAVLVPKGVRVEEVQNVIEREGEDLLFDVDLFDIYEGEGVGDDKESLAFHLIFQSAERTLKDLEVNEIMKRIVEGLKKEDWEIRE; this is translated from the coding sequence ATGAAACTCTCATATAACTGGCTAAAAGAATATGTGACGACACTGCCAAAGCCCGAAAAACTGGCGGAGCTTTTGACGTTCCACGTTGCGGAAGTTGAGAAGGTTGAGCGAATGGGAGGAGACTTTGTATTGAGCATGGACATCCTACCCAATAGGGCGCACGACCTAAATAGCCACATCGGCATTGCACGAGAAATTGCCGCGTTTACCGGAAAAAAATTACGATTGCCCGACGCACGTTTCAAAGAAGGCAAAATCAAAAACGCAGACGCTCTCTCGGTACGGATAGAAGACGTTGAGGGTTGCCCGAGATATATCGGGCGGTATGTGGAGGGTATTAAAGTAGGCCCGTCACCGAAATGGATGCAAGAAAAACTGCTGGCTACAGGAATGAGGCCTGTTAACAATGTGGTGGATGCGACCAACTTTGTCATGCTGGAGTACGGTCAGCCGCTCCATGCTTTCGATGCGAGCCAGATAGGAAGCAACAAGAAACAAACGGAAAAAAAAGGAATTGTCGTGCGGAAAGCGAAAAAAGGGGAAAAATTCACCACGCTCGATGACCAGATATTCGTTCTGGATGGAAGCGAACTGCTTATTGCAGATAATGAGAAAGCGTTGGCGCTGGCAGGCATCAAAGGTGGAAAGAAGGCAGGCATCACGAGCAAAACAAAGAACTTAATACTCGAAGCGGCGAATTTCGACTCGGTGCTTATCCGCAGAACTTCCGAAAAACTTGGCATTCGCACGGATTCCTCCAGGCAATTTACGGGGGGGTTGCATCCTGTTCTTGCCGAGCGCGCAATGGAGCGTCTTTCTTCACTCATCCAACAGCTTGCCGGTGGCGTTATGTATGACGGTGCCGTTGATGCGTACCCCAAGAAATGGCCCGTTGTGCGGGTTCTCTTTGATTCCACGGCATGTAACGCGATTCTCGGAACGAGCTTGAAAGATTCGGAAATGAAAAAGATGCTTATTATGCTGGGTTGCCGGTTGTCAGTCGTTGGTCGTAAGTTGTTGGTTGTTGTACCAGCAGAGCGTCTGGACCTTGCTACATCAGAAGATCTTTATGAAGAGATAGGACGGCTTTATGGATGGGACAAGATTCAAGCCAAAAGCGCAGAGGCACATCTTGCGCCAGGGAGCCAGGACCCCATGTATGCCCTTTCCGAACTTTCAAGAAAAATCCTTTGTAGCATGGGATACTCGGAACACATAGGGTATACGTTAATTGGTGAGCAAGTTAGCGCTCTTTTTAGAAAATCCGGCCTGCGTCTTTTGGAACTACAAAATCCCATGTCCGAGGACGCAAGGTATTTGCGTCCGACCCTGATGCCGAGTCTCCTTGAAGCCGTTGCCGCCAATGCAAAAAAACGGGATGCGGTGCGGATATTCGAGATCGGAAAGCATTTCATGGAAGTGGGGGGCACAATGAAGGAACATATGGGGCTCGGCATCATGTTTTATTTGAAAAAAGAGATTACTTTGCACGAGGCCTGGTATGAATTGAAGGGAGTGCTGGATATGTTTTTTGCCTCACATGGACTGGGCGATATGGTATTTGCAGAAATGTCTTCGGAACGCAAAGAAGCCATGCGACTGCTGTTGGAGCCGGAAGGTCTTGCGGAGCTGCACATAAATGGCGCACCCATTGGAAGCATAGGCATGGTTACAAAACAACCAAAAGACGTCTATGGTATTGAGGGCATGGTGGTGCGGGCGCACGTGGATCTTGCGTCGCTTGAATTTGCGTCAGTGCAGGAACGGGAATTTGCCGATATTCCAAAATATCCCGCCATTACGCGTGATATCGCGGTGCTGGTGCCCAAAGGCGTGAGGGTTGAAGAAGTGCAGAATGTTATTGAACGCGAAGGAGAGGATTTGCTTTTTGATGTGGACCTTTTTGATATCTACGAAGGGGAGGGGGTTGGGGATGACAAAGAAAGTTTAGCATTTCATTTGATATTTCAGTCCGCAGAGCGGACGCTGAAAGATTTGGAGGTGAATGAAATAATGAAGAGAATCGTAGAGGGATTGAAGAAAGAAGACTGGGAAATTCGGGAATAA
- the gyrB gene encoding DNA topoisomerase (ATP-hydrolyzing) subunit B: protein MSKNVKKKTKKKQVAKIAQKLKASPKPVKALTPRTLEKHSEQLVTKGSGSYGAKDIFVLEGLEPVRKRPGMYIGSTGPAGLHHLLWEIVDNGLDEAMAGFAKHIEITLLAGNRARISDDGRGIPVEKHPQTKKSTLETVLTTLHAGGKFGGSAYKVSGGLHGVGASVVNALSTHLKAEVCRDGALWAQEFSRGKPTTKVERKGPCKKNGTTMTFEADRSVFPDAGDFDWKTIIDHLREQAYLTRGVHISVYDEREGRPKDAKVSGVLGENVFGTQHSFYFEGGVVSYVKYLTRHEISRHQNIFYVEKDSEDIHVEVAFRYTQSLLGYEYGFANNIHTPEGGMHVTGFRTALTRTLNDYARKQGFVKEQDDNLTGEDVHEGLTVIISVKLREPQFEGQTKSKLGNPEARTAVDAVVADAITTYLEQHPQDARAIIEQCVISQKARKAAKAARDTVLRKGIMEGLALPGKLADCQSRDPEESELYIVEGDSAGGSAKQARDRRFQAILPLRGKILNVERARLDRMLTSEQIRNLVIAMGTAVAEEFDLTKLRYHRIILMTDADIDGAHIRTLLLTLFWRYFRPIIEAGYLYIAEPPLYRIQSGKQVSYAFSDREKDEAVKSLKAVKEEKKKTKGDILTIKKQGKITGEIELGEGAAVSGEVLAKDGEEAVKTGGPAIQRYKGLGEMNPEQLWETTMNPQNRIMHQVAFEDAKKADEVFETLMGDDVAPRKRFISTHATKVKNLDV from the coding sequence ATGTCAAAGAATGTAAAAAAGAAAACAAAAAAGAAGCAAGTCGCAAAAATTGCTCAAAAATTGAAGGCATCTCCAAAACCTGTCAAAGCTTTGACGCCGAGGACGTTGGAAAAACACTCGGAACAACTTGTCACCAAGGGGTCCGGGAGTTATGGCGCCAAAGATATTTTTGTGCTTGAGGGGCTGGAGCCGGTGCGCAAGCGTCCAGGCATGTATATTGGTTCAACGGGTCCTGCGGGGCTTCACCATCTCTTGTGGGAAATTGTAGATAACGGGTTGGACGAGGCGATGGCGGGGTTTGCCAAACATATCGAGATAACGCTTCTTGCAGGCAATCGAGCGCGGATTTCCGATGATGGACGCGGCATTCCTGTTGAAAAACATCCACAGACGAAAAAATCCACACTGGAGACGGTGCTTACCACTTTGCATGCGGGAGGAAAATTCGGAGGCTCTGCCTACAAAGTTTCTGGAGGCCTTCATGGCGTTGGTGCCTCGGTGGTGAACGCACTTTCAACCCATTTAAAGGCGGAAGTGTGTCGAGACGGCGCTTTGTGGGCTCAGGAATTTTCTCGCGGCAAGCCAACCACGAAAGTGGAGCGCAAGGGACCGTGCAAAAAAAATGGAACCACCATGACCTTTGAGGCGGACCGTTCGGTTTTCCCGGACGCGGGAGACTTTGACTGGAAGACCATTATTGACCACCTTCGCGAACAAGCGTATTTAACCCGCGGGGTGCATATCTCGGTATACGACGAGCGCGAAGGAAGGCCAAAGGACGCAAAGGTCTCGGGGGTGCTGGGCGAGAATGTGTTCGGTACACAGCATAGTTTCTATTTCGAAGGAGGCGTGGTGTCATATGTGAAATATCTGACGAGACACGAGATATCGCGGCATCAGAATATTTTTTACGTGGAAAAGGACAGCGAGGACATTCATGTGGAAGTCGCATTCCGCTACACGCAGTCGCTTCTCGGGTACGAATATGGGTTTGCCAACAACATCCATACGCCGGAGGGCGGCATGCATGTCACAGGGTTCCGCACGGCGCTTACCCGGACGCTGAATGACTACGCGCGCAAACAAGGTTTTGTCAAAGAACAGGATGACAATCTGACCGGTGAAGATGTGCATGAAGGGCTTACCGTCATCATCTCGGTGAAATTGCGCGAACCGCAGTTTGAGGGGCAAACAAAATCGAAATTGGGAAATCCCGAAGCGCGCACCGCGGTTGATGCGGTTGTGGCAGACGCTATCACCACATATCTTGAACAACATCCGCAGGATGCCCGCGCCATTATTGAACAGTGCGTCATCTCCCAAAAAGCGCGCAAAGCGGCAAAAGCCGCGCGAGATACCGTGCTCCGGAAAGGCATCATGGAGGGGCTTGCGCTTCCGGGAAAGCTCGCCGATTGCCAGTCACGAGATCCCGAAGAGTCGGAACTTTATATCGTGGAAGGGGATTCGGCCGGAGGTTCGGCAAAGCAGGCGCGCGACCGGAGGTTTCAGGCGATATTGCCGTTGCGCGGGAAAATTCTGAATGTGGAGCGCGCGCGGCTTGACCGGATGCTGACATCGGAGCAGATACGGAACCTGGTCATTGCCATGGGCACGGCCGTAGCAGAGGAGTTTGACCTCACCAAGTTGCGTTATCATCGCATTATTCTCATGACCGATGCCGATATTGACGGCGCGCATATCCGAACACTGCTTCTGACGCTCTTTTGGCGATATTTCCGGCCCATTATAGAAGCGGGATATCTCTATATTGCCGAACCCCCCCTCTATCGCATTCAGTCGGGCAAGCAGGTTTCCTACGCGTTCTCGGATCGAGAGAAGGACGAGGCGGTAAAATCCTTAAAGGCCGTTAAAGAAGAAAAGAAAAAAACAAAGGGAGACATTTTAACCATAAAAAAACAGGGGAAGATCACCGGAGAGATCGAGCTGGGAGAGGGCGCTGCTGTATCCGGGGAAGTTTTGGCGAAGGATGGGGAGGAAGCTGTAAAAACGGGAGGTCCCGCCATTCAGCGTTATAAAGGTTTGGGGGAAATGAATCCCGAACAATTATGGGAGACGACCATGAATCCTCAAAACCGCATCATGCATCAAGTCGCTTTCGAAGACGCCAAAAAAGCCGATGAGGTTTTTGAAACGTTAATGGGCGATGACGTAGCGCCACGCAAGCGCTTTATTAGTACGCACGCGACGAAAGTGAAGAATTTGGACGTCTAA